In Streptomyces sp. SID8374, one genomic interval encodes:
- a CDS encoding SGM_5486 family transporter-associated protein, with product MPVLDPQPKNGQKKLLLVFGAMLLVTVVIGVIATIASP from the coding sequence ATGCCAGTGCTCGATCCGCAGCCCAAGAACGGTCAGAAGAAGCTCCTCCTCGTCTTCGGGGCGATGCTTCTCGTCACGGTGGTCATCGGTGTGATCGCCACGATCGCCTCCCCCTGA